A stretch of the Porifericola rhodea genome encodes the following:
- a CDS encoding FecR family protein, whose amino-acid sequence MADKKYSAKDFLLNEYFLQWVKTSTPAHEVYWQKFLLQHPDAEKAMKEAIGIAESLNFQVQARSATTKHTIKKQIDAALASSTSESLHSLEEEPSTYTVPTREVRPKLWRAVAATLAGFILLAGVYLFKYQSSELTEYTTAYGETQTIILPDESIVTLNANSSLSFSEAEWSKYAERVVNLNGEAYFEVEKVNTKEGSPLKFIVHTDDLDVEVLGTSFNVHTRRQETKVVLSSGSVKLKLEQEAAHPEKEIMMKPGDLVEVDKEKQKVEKSVVNTSLYTSWKENKLIFEHTPVSDIIQMLEDNYGFKVTIPSAFLLKKEFTGAAPADNIQILLDKMSVVYKLNFIRKGNEIIIVEQ is encoded by the coding sequence ATGGCAGATAAAAAGTATAGTGCGAAAGACTTTCTTCTTAATGAATATTTTCTGCAATGGGTAAAGACATCTACTCCAGCGCATGAGGTGTACTGGCAAAAGTTTCTGCTACAGCATCCTGATGCTGAAAAAGCAATGAAAGAAGCTATCGGTATTGCGGAAAGTTTAAACTTTCAGGTACAAGCGCGCTCTGCCACTACCAAGCATACGATTAAAAAGCAAATAGATGCTGCACTTGCGAGTTCTACATCAGAGAGCCTGCACAGTTTGGAAGAAGAGCCTTCTACTTATACTGTGCCTACCCGGGAAGTTCGCCCGAAGCTCTGGAGAGCAGTTGCTGCCACACTCGCCGGCTTTATCCTTCTCGCTGGAGTTTATCTGTTTAAGTATCAATCTTCTGAACTAACAGAGTATACTACTGCCTACGGAGAGACCCAAACCATAATACTACCGGACGAGTCAATTGTTACGCTGAATGCCAACTCTTCCCTTAGTTTTAGCGAAGCCGAATGGAGCAAATACGCTGAACGAGTAGTAAATCTGAATGGAGAGGCATACTTTGAAGTAGAGAAGGTAAACACAAAAGAGGGGAGCCCTCTTAAGTTTATAGTACATACTGATGATTTAGATGTAGAAGTACTCGGAACTTCTTTTAATGTACATACCCGCCGTCAGGAAACTAAAGTTGTGTTGAGCTCTGGTAGCGTCAAACTAAAACTAGAACAGGAGGCTGCCCATCCGGAGAAAGAGATTATGATGAAACCCGGGGATTTGGTGGAAGTAGATAAGGAAAAGCAAAAGGTAGAGAAAAGTGTGGTTAACACTTCCTTGTATACCTCCTGGAAAGAGAACAAACTTATTTTTGAACATACTCCCGTTAGCGATATCATTCAAATGCTGGAAGACAACTATGGTTTTAAGGTAACCATCCCATCCGCCTTCCTGCTTAAGAAAGAGTTTACTGGTGCTGCTCCGGCAGATAATATTCAAATTCTACTAGACAAAATGTCCGTGGTGTATAAGCTTAATTTTATAAGAAAAGGAAATGAAATAATTATTGTGGAGCAATAG
- a CDS encoding SusC/RagA family TonB-linked outer membrane protein yields the protein MKHYLSYWRGFLLAGLILPSLWSVEVHAQLLASSKTVTHNLPYQGRSQELSSVLAQLAEKFSTEFNYDADIVSNKKVSVKILKEIEAQADIESTLEALLSPLGLDFQQFEDASYAIYPSSKGQKLQKLNKFPEKKEEGEQGSPSVLVGSVNHWTSGVYNRMLEQVISGRVTDGESGEALPGVNVLAKGTTTGTVTDIEGRYRLTLEDAVSVLVFSSIGYQSEEVEVSGRSIIDITLMPDVQSLSEIVVVGYGTQEKSDLTGSVVRADIESFRESPNVGIAQSLQGTVPGLNVSQVDAAGEDPTISVRGRSTINGNQNVLLVVDGIIYTGSLNDLNPNDIESVDVLKDPSSMAIYGAQAANGVMLITTKGGNKSAKPVFNYTGSFTTQNPSNTLSLMNREEFLQKSFDVDWEASYQEPEFTELKPDWSYADIVGDPELRAGYDNGTDYDWWDNATDPGYINAHNLSVRGSSGDVSYYLSGGYTKQKGYIINDEFERITTRINLENQVLDWFKIGAQTFGSFSDYSGSSPGLANLARMTPLVKASDENGEYVLNPNGSNLPNPFLVASADDFDKRNSLFGNFYADINVPFVEGLNYRLNFGNNYAWDRNYSSNRYDNGASGGAFKKNETWYDWTLDHIINYKKTWTEKHSVDLTLVAGQRERSYESTLATGSNYNNLRLSYNDLSLAAIQNIESEAWDESYLYQMARLNYEFDYKYLITATVRRDGFSGFAKNEKTALFPSLGVGWVISEEKFMDKMWLNNLKIRGSYGTNGNLVDRYASQAVLDTYAAYVFGDGGSTLFGQEVKNLANPNLSWETTTGFNFGLDFSVLSNRLGGSIDYYRTTTNDLIFDVSIPEITGFEQITSNVGEVANRGIELALNSQLVKSGDFAWNVNFNLAANRNEIVSLVGLDADGDGQEDDLQASNLFIGESINSIFDYESGGIIQLGEEVPEGFFVGTHRIIDQNNDNFIDPNDRVILGREEPAYSFGILNEFSYKDFTFRFFINSVQGGKNAYRGRNMLDGFGSADNIKRNNMWNGYDYWTPANPNARYRRLDQEPSFDYIYYGDRSFVRLQDVTIAYRLNNTLVKNIGINNLKVFVSGKNLFTWTEWEGWDPETGSGFETNGRPVLQGFSVGLDMSF from the coding sequence ATGAAACACTACTTATCCTACTGGCGTGGCTTTTTGCTGGCAGGGCTGATCTTGCCCTCTCTCTGGAGCGTAGAAGTACATGCCCAATTGCTGGCATCCAGCAAAACAGTTACGCACAATCTTCCCTATCAGGGACGTAGCCAGGAACTGTCTTCGGTGCTGGCACAACTCGCTGAAAAATTTAGTACCGAGTTTAACTATGATGCGGACATAGTAAGCAACAAAAAAGTATCTGTAAAAATATTAAAGGAAATAGAAGCCCAGGCAGATATTGAAAGTACACTAGAAGCTTTACTCTCTCCTTTGGGCTTAGATTTTCAACAGTTTGAAGATGCTTCGTATGCTATATATCCCAGTAGTAAGGGGCAGAAGCTACAGAAGCTCAATAAGTTTCCTGAAAAGAAGGAAGAAGGAGAGCAGGGTAGCCCCTCAGTACTAGTCGGCTCAGTAAACCACTGGACATCAGGGGTTTACAATCGTATGTTGGAGCAGGTGATTAGTGGTAGAGTAACAGATGGGGAGTCGGGAGAGGCTTTACCAGGGGTAAATGTACTAGCCAAAGGAACCACCACAGGAACAGTAACTGATATAGAAGGGAGATACCGGCTTACACTTGAAGATGCGGTGAGCGTTCTGGTGTTTTCCTCCATTGGTTATCAGTCAGAAGAGGTAGAGGTTAGTGGGCGTAGTATTATAGATATAACCCTGATGCCAGATGTACAATCCCTGTCAGAAATAGTAGTAGTAGGCTATGGTACACAGGAAAAGTCTGACCTTACTGGCTCAGTAGTAAGAGCTGATATTGAATCGTTCAGAGAGTCGCCCAATGTAGGCATCGCACAATCGTTGCAAGGTACGGTTCCGGGGCTTAATGTTAGCCAGGTAGATGCCGCCGGAGAAGACCCTACCATTTCTGTACGAGGAAGGTCTACCATCAATGGCAACCAAAATGTTTTGCTGGTAGTGGATGGAATCATCTATACCGGTAGTTTGAACGATCTTAATCCTAACGATATAGAGTCGGTAGATGTGCTTAAAGACCCTAGCAGCATGGCTATTTATGGAGCGCAGGCAGCAAATGGAGTAATGCTCATTACTACCAAGGGTGGCAACAAATCTGCTAAGCCTGTATTTAATTATACAGGTTCTTTTACTACACAAAACCCCAGTAATACGCTAAGCTTAATGAATCGGGAAGAGTTTTTGCAAAAGTCTTTTGATGTGGATTGGGAAGCTTCGTATCAGGAGCCAGAATTTACCGAACTCAAGCCTGACTGGTCGTATGCAGATATAGTAGGAGACCCTGAGCTGAGAGCTGGCTACGATAATGGAACTGATTATGATTGGTGGGACAATGCAACTGACCCTGGCTATATTAATGCCCATAATTTGAGTGTTAGGGGTAGCAGTGGAGATGTATCGTATTACCTGTCAGGTGGTTATACCAAACAAAAAGGATACATCATCAATGATGAGTTTGAAAGAATAACTACACGAATCAATTTAGAAAATCAGGTGCTGGACTGGTTTAAAATTGGTGCGCAGACTTTTGGCTCTTTTTCTGATTACTCGGGCTCCTCTCCGGGCTTGGCAAATCTAGCCAGAATGACTCCCCTAGTAAAGGCAAGCGATGAAAATGGAGAGTATGTATTGAATCCGAACGGTTCTAACCTGCCTAACCCTTTTCTGGTAGCCAGTGCAGACGACTTTGATAAGCGAAACAGTTTGTTTGGTAACTTTTATGCAGATATTAATGTGCCCTTTGTAGAAGGGCTTAACTACCGGCTCAACTTTGGAAACAACTATGCCTGGGATAGAAACTACAGCAGCAACAGGTATGATAATGGCGCATCCGGCGGAGCTTTCAAAAAGAATGAAACATGGTATGACTGGACGCTGGATCATATTATAAATTACAAGAAAACATGGACAGAAAAGCACAGCGTAGATCTAACCCTGGTAGCCGGACAAAGAGAAAGAAGCTATGAGTCTACGCTAGCTACAGGTTCAAATTACAACAATTTAAGGCTGAGCTATAATGACCTTAGTCTGGCCGCTATACAGAATATTGAATCTGAAGCCTGGGACGAAAGCTATTTGTACCAGATGGCCAGGCTCAACTATGAGTTTGATTACAAATACCTCATCACTGCTACTGTGCGCCGTGATGGTTTTTCAGGCTTTGCCAAAAATGAAAAAACAGCCCTCTTTCCGTCATTGGGAGTAGGCTGGGTTATTAGCGAAGAAAAGTTTATGGACAAAATGTGGCTCAACAATCTGAAAATCAGAGGCTCATATGGTACAAATGGTAATCTGGTAGATCGTTACGCCTCTCAGGCAGTACTGGACACCTATGCGGCATACGTATTTGGCGATGGCGGGTCCACCCTTTTTGGGCAGGAGGTAAAGAATCTGGCAAACCCCAACCTTAGTTGGGAGACCACTACCGGTTTTAACTTTGGCTTAGATTTCTCGGTATTAAGCAATCGTCTTGGAGGTAGTATAGATTATTACCGTACCACTACCAACGATCTGATATTTGATGTTTCTATACCGGAAATAACTGGATTTGAGCAAATTACATCTAATGTAGGTGAGGTGGCCAATCGGGGTATAGAGTTAGCTCTAAATAGTCAGTTGGTAAAAAGTGGTGATTTTGCATGGAACGTAAATTTTAATCTGGCGGCAAATCGCAACGAAATAGTATCTCTGGTAGGTTTAGATGCTGACGGAGATGGGCAGGAAGATGACTTACAGGCAAGTAATCTTTTTATTGGTGAGTCTATCAATTCTATTTTTGACTATGAGTCAGGTGGAATCATACAATTAGGAGAAGAAGTACCGGAAGGCTTTTTTGTAGGTACCCACCGCATCATAGATCAGAACAATGATAATTTTATTGACCCTAACGATAGAGTAATTCTGGGTAGAGAAGAACCTGCCTACAGTTTTGGTATACTCAATGAGTTCAGTTACAAAGACTTCACTTTCAGGTTTTTTATTAACTCTGTGCAGGGGGGTAAAAACGCTTACAGAGGAAGAAATATGCTGGATGGTTTTGGCAGTGCTGATAATATCAAAAGAAATAATATGTGGAATGGCTATGACTACTGGACACCGGCTAATCCTAACGCCCGCTATCGTAGATTAGATCAGGAACCCTCTTTTGACTACATCTATTATGGTGACCGTAGTTTTGTAAGGTTGCAGGATGTAACCATAGCTTATCGTTTGAACAATACATTGGTAAAGAATATCGGAATCAACAACCTTAAAGTGTTTGTGAGCGGAAAAAATCTGTTTACCTGGACCGAATGGGAAGGCTGGGACCCCGAAACCGGAAGTGGCTTTGAAACCAATGGCAGGCCAGTTTTGCAGGGCTTTTCAGTTGGACTTGACATGAGCTTTTAA